TTCGCGGAGCGCGCGTATTTGCCTGCTATCGCCCAGGGACTCGGCATTACCTTAAAACACTTCTTCAAAAAGAAAGCGACCGTACAGTACCCGGAGCAAACCCGCGAGCGCAGCGAGCACTGGCGCGGCCTGCACGTGCTGAAGCGCGACGAGAACGGCGCAGAGCGCTGCACGGCCTGTGGTCTGTGCGCCGTGGCCTGCCCTGCCGAAGCCATCACCATGACGGCTGGCGAGCGAAAAGCCGGCGAGGAAGGACTGTACCGGGAGGAGAAGTATGCGGTAACATACGAGGTGAACATGCTGCGTTGCATTTTCTGCGGCCTTTGTGAAGAAGCGTGCCCGAAAGCGGCCATCTTCCTGCAGGACGATAAAATTGCCCCGGCCCGTTACGAGCGCGACGAGTTTATCTACGGCAAAGACCGCTTAGTTGAGCCTCTTAAAACCACTGAAACAAAATAACCCGATGACCGAGAGTCTTTTCTTCTTTCTTGCTTCGCTGACACTGCTTTGCGCCCTGATGGTGGTGATCTCCAAAAACCCGGTGCACAGCGTCCTGTTTTTGATCATTACGTTCTTTACCATCTCCGGCCATTATATCCTGCTCAACGCGCAGTTCCTGGCTGCGGTAAACATTATTGTGTACGCCGGGGCAATCATGGTGCTTTTCCTGTTCGTGATCATGTTCCTGAACATGAGTAAGGACTCTGAGAAAAGTGTTAAGACCTCCACCCTAAGCAAGTTTGCTGGTACCATTGCCGGTGGTTTGCTGTTCGTTATACTTATCGCTGCCCTGAAAGACACTAGTGTTATGGGCTATGATGCGGCTGTGTATGACTCGCAGGTGGGCATGGTGGAGAACCTTGGCTTTGTGCTGTACACGCAGTACCTGCTGCCATTTGAGCTCGCTTCGGTGCTGTTCCTGGTGGCCATGGTGGGCGCCGTGATGCTGGGTAAGAAAGAAAAAGGCGAAGCGCACTTCTAGCGTTCATCGTTATACTTAAAACAAAAGAGCCTGCTTTCATGAAAGCAGGCTCTTTTGTTTTATAAGGTTACTGCACCTGCAGTTGCACCTCCAGCAACTCGGAGTGTCCCAAGTCATCATCCGACACCACTACCACCTCATACTGCCCCTGCTCCTCTCCTGCCAGCACCACCAGCGACTCAGCCTTACCCAGGTAAGGAGAACCATCCGAGTTCTGAATCAGAACCGTTGGTACATTTAACGGGTTGTTTGAATCCGTGGCATACGGCAGCGCGTTCAGGTCGATTACCCCAATGTAGCTGCCCAGTACTTCGCCGTCTTCGATGGCGTTTGGTGTATCCTCGACGGAGGCGGTGAAAAAAAGGCGGTCCCCTGACGCATAAGCGCCAGAAAAGCTGGCTTTGTTCTGCCCCATAGCAGGCAAGGTAAAGTGGTATACCGCAGCGGCAGGAATCTCGGCACCTTCCATCACAAAACGCTTGAAAGCATCCGCATCCAGGCGAATCAGCACATTCGCGCCTCCCCCGGCAGGGCGCTGCAGCAGGTACACATAGGTTTTGTCGAGTGCCAGCCCTTCCAGATTCAGTTCTCCTTCCGTCTCCAGTTTCAGCACATGCTTCAGAAAAGTATAAAACCGGCTCATGTCCAGTTCCCGCACCGCGTTCCCTTCGGACAGGTTCACCAGAAAGCCCCTGTTCCGCGCTTCGCTGGCGCCGGAGCCCAGCAAAAGCAGCATTTCGTCACGGCCATAGGTAAAATGCGCCATACTTTCCAGGTCGGGTTTGGAGGCTTTGGGAATGCGGCCGGAGGAAAATTCTGCTGTATCGAACAGCGCGTGCTGCTCCAGCAACTGAAACTGCTCATTCAACTTGTACAGAAAGGGCGAATCATCTCCCATTATATAATAACTGTCCTGCACCCGTTCCACCCCCGAGGCGGATGGGATGTTCTGGTAAAAGTACTTGCGCTGTGTGGTGGCGGTTAGGTTCAGTGTTTTCATGCGTTCCAGGGCTGGGGCTGCGGTATCCGAAGTTTCAGGTACGTCTGTTTTGCAGGAGGGCAACAGAAACAACAGGCAGGCAAAGCATAGCAGGTAAGGATATTTCATGGTTTATGTAGCGTTCCATCCTAGCTACGCAAGGCTGGCTCAAAAGTATAAACGGGCAAGTTGGTGGCAGCAGGAAGCTTAGAGTGCCAAGGCCGCAAAAAAAGCCATTTTAAGCACAAAAAAGCATAAGTTGGGTACCAGTTGCCCCTGAATAAGAATAGGAAATATGTTATGGTTTTTAAGAAAATGGGGATAACTTTGCGTCTTGATTTTTGGACTTAAAGTAAAAGCGTAATTCGTTCAGCCCAACAAAATGAACAATATACCTGAGGTCATCAGAACCGTTCCTTTAGAATACTACCTCTTTTTTAGTGCGGCCTTATTTGTAATCGGTGTTATTGGAGTGCTCACGCGCCGCAATGCCATCGTTATTTTCATGTGCATCGAGCTGATGCTGAATGCTGTGAACCTGCTGCTCACTGCCCTTTCCGCTTACCGCGCGGATGCCAATGCACAGGTTTTCGTGTTCTTCATCATGGCCGTAGCGGCCGCCGAAGTATGCGTGGGACTGGCCATTATTGTGATGACCTACCGCAACATCCGCTCTACTGATGTACAACTGCTGAACTACCTGAAGTGGTAGCAGCCCTCCCAAAATCGACTAGCCTAAAAAACTTATACTGATGCAAGAGATTGTAATGCCGCTTAACAACCAGGGAATGGCACTGCTCTGTTTGCTTGTTCCGTTGCTGCCGCTTGCCGGCTTTATCATCAACGGACTGGGCAACCGCACGATCCCAAAGGGCCTGGTAAGCTTTATTGGCTGCAGCACTGTGCTGGCCTCTTTCCTGATCACCGCATATATTTTCCTCGACTTTACCGCAAACGGAAGCCGCGCCTATACTGTTGATTTCTATGACTGGATATCGGTAGGCAGCATGCAAATCGGTTTCTCGTTCCTGATTGACCAGCTCACGCTTTTCATGATGCTGATGGTAACGGGAATCGGCTTCTTCATCCACCTGTACTCGGCCGGCTACATGAGCCACGACGAGAACTTCGGGAAGTTCTTTTCCTTCATCAACCTGTTCATGTTCTCCATGCTGCTGCTGGTGATGGGCTCTAACTACGTGATGATGTTCGTGGGCTGGGAAGGCGTGGGCCTTTGCTCTTACCTGCTGATTGGCTTCTGGAACAAGAACACCAACTACAACAACGCCGCCAAGAAAGCCTTCGTGATGAACCGCATCGGTGACCTAGGTTTCCTGCTGGGCATTTTCCTGATCTTCATGACCTTTGGTTCTGTGTCTTACCCTCAGGTTTTTGCGGAGGCTGCAGGCTACACAGGTGGTATCGATTCTACCGTGATGATTGCCATTACGCTGCTCCTTTTTGTAGGTGCGATGGGTAAAAGCGCGCAGCTGCCGCTGTTTACCTGGCTGCCAGATGCGATGGCGGGTCCTACGCCTGTTTCGGCCCTGATACACGCGGCAACCATGGTAACGGCCGGTATTTATATGGTGGTTCGCTCAAACGTATTATACGCACTGGCTCCTACCACCATGGAAATCATTGCCATTGTTGGTGTAGCCACGGCAGTGCTGGCGGCTACCATCGGTCTGGCGCAAAATGATATCAAGAAAGTGCTGGCTTACTCCACCGTATCGCAGCTGGGTTACATGTTCCTGGCGCTGGGTGTGATGGCCTTCTCCTCTTCGCTGTTCCACGTACTCACGCACGCATTCTTCAAGGCGCTGCTGTTCCTGGGTGCCGGTTCTGTGATTCACGCCATGAGCAACGAGCAGGACATTCGCAGCATGGGTGGCCTCCGCAAGTACTTGCCTATCACATTTGTTACTTTCCTGATCGGTACGCTGGCCATTGCCGGTATTCCTCCTTTCGCGGGCTTCTTCTCTAAAGATGAGCTGCTGGCGCATGTGTGGGAATACAACAAAGTGCTGTGGGCACTGGGCATGCTGGCCTCTTTCATGACCTCGTTCTACATGTTCCGCCTGGTGTTCCTGACCTTCTTCGGTACGTTCCGGGGCACAGTAGAGCAGAAGAGCCACCTGCACGAGTCACCGATCTCTATGACGCTGCCGCTTATCGTGCTGGCGATACTTTCAACCGTGGGTGGTTTCTTGGGGATTCCGGCCGTGTTCGGTGAGAACAGCCATGTACTGCAGAACTACCTGGCTCCTATTTATACTTACGCCCGCGTAGCAAACGCCGCCGCTGTAGAACCGCTTCACCTGGACCACGCCACCGAATGGATGCTGATGGGCTTATCCGTGGGTGTGGCCGTAATCGCTGCCATCATTGCCTATGTCATGTACGTGAGCAAGAAAACAGTTCCTGCCACAGAGGGGACCAAGCTTGCCCCGCTGCATAACCTGGTGTACCACAAATACTACATTGACGAGTTATACAATGCCATCATTGTTCGCCCGATCATGTGGCTGTCGGGTGTTTTCCACCGCGTGCTGGATGTGGTGGTAGTGGATGGCATTGTGAACAGCTTTGGCAGGCTGACCATGCTAAGCGGCCGTACGCTTCGGTTTGCGCAGAGCGGTGCTATTGGTTTTTACCTGCTCGTGATGGTGTGCAGCATCGTGCTGATTCTATTTTTAAACTTCTTTATCGGATAAGGTTCCTAGCAGATGATCATTACAGCTCTATTACTTTTCTGGCCTGCCTTAGCCGCACTTATCGTGTTGCTCATAAAAGGACAGGGTGCTAAGAAAGTGGCTTTTGTAGCAGCGCTCGTTGAGTTTGCACTTGCATTGGTGGCCCTGACTAGCTTCAACACGGAACTTGGCACCACACAGCTTGCCCTTAGCACGCCATGGGTAGCAAGCGCCGGCATTAACTTCAGCATCGGCATGGATGGTATCAGCCTGCTGATGGTGTTGCTGACTACCTTCCTGGTGCCGCTCATCATTCTTTCCGCTTTCAAGCACGATTACAAGAACCCGAACGCTTTCTACGCCCTTATCCTGTTTATGCAAACTGGCTTGATCGGTGTATTTGTGGCGCTTGATGCATTCGTATTCTACTTCTTCTGGGAAGTAGCCTTGATTCCGATCTACTTTATCGCTGCTGTTTGGGGCGGGGCGAACAGAATTCGTATTACGTTCAAGTTCTTTGTGTACACCATCTTCGGATCGCTGTTCATGCTGGCTGCGTTTGTGTATTTATACTTGCAGACGCCGGGCACACACTCATCCGATGTAAACGCGTTCTACCAGTTGGCGCTTTCCAGCGAGTCACAAAGCTGGATCTTCTGGTTCCTGTTTATCGCCTTCGCCATTAAAATGCCGGTGTTCCCGTTCCACACCTGGCAGCCCGACACCTATACCGAGTCGCCCCCTCAGGCTACGATGCTGCTTTCAGGCATCATGCTGAAGATGGGAATTTACGGTGTGCTGCGGTGGTTGCTTCCGGTGGTGCCATTAGGAGTAAGCCAGTGGGATGAGCTGGTACTTGTACTTTCTATCATCGGTATAGTATACGCCTCCATCATCGCCATCCGCCAAAGCGATCTGAAGCGCCTGATCGCCTACTCCTCTATCGCCCACGTGGGACTGATTGCGGCGGGTATCTTCACGCTGAACGAGCAGGGCCTGCAAGGTGGCGTTATTCAAATGCTAAGCCACGGTATTAATGTGGTAGGCCTGTTCTTTATCATCGACATTATTTTCAGCCGCACACAGACACGCGAGATCATTGGTCTGGGAGGTATCACGCAAAACGCGAAAATGCTTTCCATCTTCTTCATGATCCTGCTGCTGGGCTCGGTGGCACTGCCGCTTACAAACGGCTTTGTTGGTGAGTTCCTACTGCTTTCCGGTGTGTTTCAGTACAACCCATGGTTTGGCGCTGTGGCTGGCTTAACGATTATACTTGGTGCGGTGTACATGCTGCGCATGTTTCAGGGTGTGATGTTCGGCACCAAATCGGAGCTGACGCAGCACTTTACAGACCTGACGCTGAACGAGAAGGCCGTACTGATTCCGCTGGTGGTGATGGTGTTCTGGATCGGTTTATTCCCGAATACTTTCCTGAGCATTTCAGAGCCCGCGGTAAATAACCTGCTGACCATCATTAACCGCTAGGCAGCTAAAGAGAAACGTTTTTACAGAAATACGACGACATGACTTCGATCATACTTCTATCTGTTTTCGGCATCATAAACCTCTTTGTAGGATTTATGAAATCAAAGAAGGTCTTACTGCCCCTGTCGCTACTGTTTTTAGTGGTGGTGTTTGGCGTAAACCTGCTGAGCTGGAACGATACGCAGAGCTACTTCAACAACATGCTCACCATCGATAATTACGCGGTGGCGTTTACAGGCGTGATGGTGCTTTCCACGCTCCTGCTTTTGCCTTTCTCCCAGCGCTACGTAGACAAGGAAGATGCGAACCTGGCAGAGTATTATACCCTGCTGCTTTTCGCGCTGGTGGGCTCTATCATGATGGTGGGTTACGAGAACCTGCTCATGCTTTTTATTGGTGTTGAGATTCTATCCATTGCGATGTACGTACTGGCCGGCAGCGACAAGTCGAGCCTGCGCTCGAACGAAGCCGCGCTGAAGTACTTCCTCATGGGCTCCTTCTTTACCGGCATCATGCTGTTCGGTATTGTGATGATTTACGGTGCAACGGGTACTTTTAACGTTGCCGAAATTGGCGCTGTGGAAGTGGCCGCTGATGGCTTAATGAGCACTATGTTTATACTTGGCATGCTGCTGCTGATCATCGGTATCTCGTTCAAAATCTCTGCCGCCCCTTTTCACTTCTGGGCTCCTGACGTGTACGACGGTACCCCAACCTTCTTCACAGCCTTCATGTCGACAGTAGTGAAAACGGCTGGTGTGGCTGCCTTTTACAAGCTGATGGTGGCCGCTTTCGCCGCTGCTTACATCACCTGGTTCCCAACGCTAATCGCCATTACGGTGCTGACGCTGATTGTTGGTAACGTGGGCGCCGTAGTACAGACAAGTATGAAGCGCATGCTGGCTTACTCCAGTATCTCGCACGCCGGTTATATGCTGATGGCGCTGATTGCTTTCAACCAACTGTCTGATTCCTCTATCCTGTTCTACTCTGTAGCCTATGCGTCGGCAACTATCGCTGCCTTCGGCGTACTGAAAATGGTACAGGATCAGCGCGGCAGTGCAGCATACGAGGCATTCAACGGCTTGGGCAAAACAAACCCGCTGCTTGCCTTCGCCATGACTGTGTCCATGCTTTCGTTGGCTGGTATTCCGCTCACGGCAGGATTCTTCGGTAAGTTCTTCGTGTTTACTTCAGTGCTGCAGAACCCTGACTTGCTGTGGCTGGTTGTTTTGGCTGTGATTCTGGCTGCTGTTGGTATCTACTACTACTTCCGGGTAGTGATTGCGATGTACATGCACCCTGCTGAAAACCGTGAAGTAATACAGGTAGGTAGCTTTACCTCCTTCACTCTTATCTTCATCACCATCCTGACTATTCTACTGGGCATAGCGCCTGCCCTGGTAAGCGACTTACTCTAGCATAACTACACTTCACAGGAACAGCGGCTGCCTTGCAAAAGGCAGCCGCTGTTGTTTTATAGATCAATCTCGTGGATCAGCAAAGACTTTGCGATATCCAAAGGTTACGCGAGTGTCCGGCTACAAAGCTACTCCACCAGACGCACGCAGGAGCTGCGCACGCTGCGAGGTCTTACCTACACTGCGCCTGCTCAAAAGACCTCGCGGTGTCTTTAGACCCGCGAGCGTCTGTAGGATCAGCTGTTCCGATTTCCTCCCATCCCGCAAATCCTAGAAATCCTGATTCGGATAACAGGTGCACGATTGGAAAGGTCGCGACCTGTCCCTACAAACTAATATCAAACGGTATTGCCATGCATTTACCCATCCAAGTATAAAAACTGTAGCACCAGTCATTCCCGCTACACAACCCCCAATCAACACCACTTATCCACATATCCACACTACTATAAGCAAAGCAGCCTAAAATGGTGGATAAAGGGCACTTTTATACTTCAATCCACACAGTTATCCACATTTTAAACAACAGCATGTATGAAATGTGGATGAAAAACAAAGGCCTGCCGCTGAAATCAGCGGCAGGCCTTCTATAGCTTGTGGAAAAACGACTGTTACCCTTTCGGAAGGTTTTTCATGTTTATGTGTAACTCATCGAGCTGCGCTTCAGAGATTGGGGCTGGTGCATCAATCATCACATCACGGCCGGAGTTATTCTTCGGGAAGGCGATGTAGTCACGGATAGAGTCGGAGCCACCGAACAGGGAGCACAGGCGGTCGAAGCCAAAGGCGATGCCACCGTGCGGCGGCGCCCCGTACTCAAACGCGTTCATCAGGAAGCCAAACTGAGCCTCTGCCTCTTCTTTGGTGAAGCCCAGTAAGCTGAACATTTGCGACTGCAGGGTGCGGTCGTAGATACGGATAGAACCGCCGCCTACTTCCACGCCATTAATTACCATGTCGTAGGCATTGGCACGAATAGCACCCGGGTTGCTCTCGATCAGGTGCAGGTCCTCCGGCTTTGGCGACGTGAACGGGTGGTGCATCGCGTGGTAACGCTGCGCCTCCTCGTCCCACTCCAGCAGTGGGAAATCAACCACCCATAGCGGAGAGAATACATTTTTATCGCGTAGGCCTAGGCGTGTGCCCATTTCCAGGCGCAGTTCATTTAACGCTTTGCGTGTTTTATCTGCTCCACCGGCAAGTATAAGTATAAGATCGCCTGGCTTTGCATTCAAAGCGTTTGCCCACTCCTGCAGGTCTTCAGGAGAGTAGAATTTATCAACAGATGATTTCACGCTGCCGTCTTCGTTTACGCGGGCGTAAACCAGACCAGTGGCGCCAATCTGCGGACGCTTCACAAAATCTATTAGTTCGTCGAGTTGCTTGCGGGTGTAGGAGGCGGCACCTTCAGCACAGATACCAACTACCAGTTCGGCGTCGTCAAATACTTTAAAGCCTTTGTTTTTTACCAATGGGTTCAGCTCCACAAACTGCATTCCGAAGCGCGTATCCGGCTTATCAGAACCGTAAAGGCGCATGGCATCTGCGTAGGTCATACGCGGCAGCTTCTCAATGTTCACGTCCTTCACCTGCGCAAACAGGTGCTTGATAAACCCTTCGAAGGTGTTCAGGATATCCTCCTGCTGCACAAACGACATTTCGCAGTCAATTTGCGTGAACTCCGGTTGGCGGTCAGCACGCAAATCCTCGTCACGGAAGCACTTCACGATCTGGAAATATTTATCGAAGCCCGACACCATCAGCAGCTGTTTAAAGGTCTGCGGCGACTGTGGCAGGGCATAAAACTCACCTGCGTTCATACGGCTCGGAACCACAAAATCGCGGGCACCTTCCGGCGTAGATTTGATCAGGTAAGGCGTTTCTACTTCGATGAAGTTCAGGCCATCCAGGTAGTTTCGGGTTTCGCGCATCATGCGGTGGCGCAACTCCAAGTTGCGACGAACAGGCGTGCGGCGCAGGTCCAGGTAACGGTAGCGCATGCGCAGGTCGTCTCCGCCGTCTGTCTCATCCTCAATCAGGAAAGGCGGCAGTTTAGCCGGGTTCAGTACCTCTATCTTAGTTACCTGCAGCTCGATGTCGCCGGTAGGTATTTTATCGTTTTTAGAATGACGCTCAATGACTTTACCAGTGGCTTGAATCACGAACTCACGGCCCAGGCTGCGGGCCTGCTGCATCAGTTCAGTGGCGGTGATGCCTTCGTCAAGAGACAGCTGTGTGATGCCGTACCGGTCGCGCAAATCAATCCACAGCATGCCGCCCTTGTCGCGGAGGCGCTGCACCCAACCGGTTAAAATTACCTCTTCGCCAACATTGGCCAGGCGAAGCTCGCCACAAGTATGAGTTCGGAACATAGTATGATGTACTTCTATAGTTTGATACAAAGGTAATAATCTTGCGCCGCGTTTGCTCCCTGGCGCTGAAAGAACTTACTCCAGCAGGTCACGTGCCGCAGCCACGTTGTCTACTTGAATGGCGTCCGGCTGCATGTTGATCATCTTGGCGATGCGGGAGCGGGACTTCCCGCCGAACAGCGCTACCTGCAGTCCCAAAGCTTTCGCCTGCTGCACCTGCGCTTCGCTCACGTTGCGTCCGTTGGCGCAAATACCCTGCAATTTATACTTCTGAATTGTCTGCAGCGCCTCGTCGAACGAGCCGCCGGTGTCCAGCATGAGCTGCGCCTGTGGCTCTACCTCACGAAAGGCCATCAGGAAATCAGGATTGGGCGAGATAAACACCAGCTGCTGCACCGGGTAGTTATACTTGCGGAGCATCGCCAGCAGCGTTTGGGCATAGTTTAGATGACGCTCCGGCTTCTGGTTGCGCAGGTCCAGGTGCAGGTACGGCAGTTCCGGATAAGTAGCAAAACGTTGCAGCATGGCTTCTAACGTGATGATCTCCTCGTCCTGGAAAAGATCGTAGCCGAAGCCGCCAGTATACTTCAACCCAATTACCTCATTAGCCGACAAATCATCTATAAAGCCCGTCGCGGCGGTACTGCTCTCCAGCGTTGGATCGTGGTACAGCACCGGCACCCCGTCCTGCGTCAGCTGCACGTCCACCTCCACGCCATCTGCGCTGTGCTCCTCCACCGCCTGCAAAATAGAGGCCATACTATTGGAAGGCAGCGGGTTGAACGGATTAAAGGGCGACATGAAGCCGGAACCGGCATGGCCAATCACCTGCACATCGGTATGCACTATCTTGTCGTGCCGGTACAGCAGCCAGCCACCGAGAGCCAGGCCAAACAGCACAAATGCCAGCACCGCGAGTTTTACCTTGCGCGGCACCTGCCGCTTCGACATGTGGTGTACAGTAGCCAATTGTAAAATTTATGATTAAACAACGAAGGTAACACAGAATCTTTATAAATACTCTTAATTTTGCGATCGCACAAACACAGCCAGATGTCCGGAACTCCGAAAACAACCTTCACCAAAATATTCACGGCAGACGCCGCCACGCTGGGTCAGCCGCAGGAGCGTTACCTTATTCCGCTTTCCACTGTTCTGCTAATTGCGCTAGCCATACGCTTGATAGCTGCTTTTTTCTCCAAGGGCTTTGCTTTCAGCGACGATCATTTTGACGTGATCACCATTGCCCAGGGATGGCTGGACGGGTTCCCGCTGTGGCTGAACGAGCCGATGCCGCCGCGCCACAGCATGCTCTACGTGCTGCTGCATTATGCGCTGTTTTACGTGATGGAGGCAATGGGCATTTTCAGCCCGGAGGTGAAGATGACGGTAGTGCGCCTGATCCACGCGGTTTATTCGCTGCTGGTAGTATACTTTGGCTATAAGTTAACAGAGCGGTTATCGAACAGGGCCAACGCGCGGCTGGTGGGCCTGATGCTGGCGCTGATGTGGTTTATGCCCTTCATGAGCGTGCGCAACCTGGTGGAGATGGTGTGTATTCCACCTTACCTGGCTGCCTTTTACCTGATGGTGCGCGAAGATCAATCGGAGCGGAAACGCGTGATGCCTTACTTTTGGGCAGGTGTACTGTTCGCGCTGGCATTCGTGTTCCGCTACCATACGGTGCTGTTCGGCGCGGGTGCCGGCCTGGTGCTGCTTTACAAGCGCCAGTGGCGCAAGGCCATAGCCGTTCTGGTTGGATTTGCCGTAGCCGCCTTCCTGATCCAGGGCACAATCGATATCATCTTCTTCGATTACCCTTTCCACTCCATTGTAGCTTACTTCCTGTATAATACCGAGCATGCCTATGGCTACAGCACGGGACCCGTTTACCGCTTTGCCCTAACCATACTTGGCTTCCTGGTGCCGCCGGTGAGCGCGTTCCTGGTGGTGGGTTATTCGCGCACGGCAAAGCTGGCACCGAAGCTTTTCTGGGGTGGTTTGATCTTTTTCGTGGCGCACTCGCTGTTCCCCAACAAGCAGGAGCGCTTTATACTTCCATTGCTCCCCCTCATCATGGTGCTCGGCGTGATCGGATGGCAGAGCTTTGTGCGCCAGTCGGCTTTCTGGAACAAGCGCCGCAAACTGCTGGCTGCCTGCTGGGGCTTTTTCTGGGTGCTGAACCTGCTGGCTACCGTGGGCATGGCTTTTACCTATACCAAGAAAAGCCGCGTGGCGCCGCTGGTATACTTATCAGACAAGCCTGACGTGGATGGCGTGGTGCTGGAGTTCGGAAACCACAGCGTCAAAACTCCTCCCCTCTTTTACCTCGGCCGCCCCAGCGTGGTGTATGATAAGTATGTAATCGATGAGGACATGGTGTGGGAAGAATACCTGCAGGGGCAAAAGCAATTGCCGGAAAACTTTGTGATGGTGTATACCCTGAACGAAGACAAGACCCAGCAGGAGTTCAACGAAGAAATAACGGCATCGCCCTACAAAGCAGATTATGTAGCAGTTATCGGTACCGATGACATGGAAGAGCGCATGGCCCGCCTCCACGAATTCTACCCCAACCTCAAGTTAGATCATACTATCTCTCCTTCCCTCTATGATAGGGTGCTGCACCTGCTCAACCCGCGTGTGCATAAGAATGAGGTGGTGCAGATTTATGAAGTGAAAGAGTAGAGGAAATTGTTTTGATGGGTGTACTGGCGCAAGTCTTTGGACTTGTGTCCTGGTATGATGTTGAGTTTGTAACTCTACTGGCTTGAAAAGCCACACTTTCATAGTTGCTGCTTATTACAACTAGAAACAAGCTATTTTTTCTAGCCACTGCTGATCCTCTAGCTCCCAAATACCTACTGTTCCACCTCTGGCTTTGGAGCGCTCACGGCCGCGGGGCCCTGTCCTCGGGCATCGCGCTGGAACCTTTTCTTTGCTCGCTGCGCTTTGCAATCCCGCTAGCGCGGGACCGAAAAACTCCATAGGCGCTCAACCCAAGGACTGGAATCGGTTCAGATGCCGATGGCTCATGCTATGCAACGAAGGCTAAGTCCCCCTTTGAAGGGGGCAGGGGGATGTTCCTGCTACTACAGGAACTCCCTTCCTTAAATAAGGAGGGGTTAGGGGTGGATTATTCAGAGCAACCCAAGCTACCGCGTTTATAGTTGCAGAATCTAGCACTCCCTCCCCTGTTTTTTGGAAAGGGCTGGGGAGGAATTATCGCACATACTTTAACTTCGCCTGAAACAACACTACTTATCATCAACCTC
Above is a window of Pontibacter akesuensis DNA encoding:
- a CDS encoding NuoI/complex I 23 kDa subunit family protein, with product MEPLSNRRKNIEKLPMTFAERAYLPAIAQGLGITLKHFFKKKATVQYPEQTRERSEHWRGLHVLKRDENGAERCTACGLCAVACPAEAITMTAGERKAGEEGLYREEKYAVTYEVNMLRCIFCGLCEEACPKAAIFLQDDKIAPARYERDEFIYGKDRLVEPLKTTETK
- a CDS encoding NADH-quinone oxidoreductase subunit J family protein, with translation MTESLFFFLASLTLLCALMVVISKNPVHSVLFLIITFFTISGHYILLNAQFLAAVNIIVYAGAIMVLFLFVIMFLNMSKDSEKSVKTSTLSKFAGTIAGGLLFVILIAALKDTSVMGYDAAVYDSQVGMVENLGFVLYTQYLLPFELASVLFLVAMVGAVMLGKKEKGEAHF
- a CDS encoding DUF6929 family protein, which produces MKYPYLLCFACLLFLLPSCKTDVPETSDTAAPALERMKTLNLTATTQRKYFYQNIPSASGVERVQDSYYIMGDDSPFLYKLNEQFQLLEQHALFDTAEFSSGRIPKASKPDLESMAHFTYGRDEMLLLLGSGASEARNRGFLVNLSEGNAVRELDMSRFYTFLKHVLKLETEGELNLEGLALDKTYVYLLQRPAGGGANVLIRLDADAFKRFVMEGAEIPAAAVYHFTLPAMGQNKASFSGAYASGDRLFFTASVEDTPNAIEDGEVLGSYIGVIDLNALPYATDSNNPLNVPTVLIQNSDGSPYLGKAESLVVLAGEEQGQYEVVVVSDDDLGHSELLEVQLQVQ
- the nuoK gene encoding NADH-quinone oxidoreductase subunit NuoK; translation: MNNIPEVIRTVPLEYYLFFSAALFVIGVIGVLTRRNAIVIFMCIELMLNAVNLLLTALSAYRADANAQVFVFFIMAVAAAEVCVGLAIIVMTYRNIRSTDVQLLNYLKW
- the nuoL gene encoding NADH-quinone oxidoreductase subunit L; amino-acid sequence: MQEIVMPLNNQGMALLCLLVPLLPLAGFIINGLGNRTIPKGLVSFIGCSTVLASFLITAYIFLDFTANGSRAYTVDFYDWISVGSMQIGFSFLIDQLTLFMMLMVTGIGFFIHLYSAGYMSHDENFGKFFSFINLFMFSMLLLVMGSNYVMMFVGWEGVGLCSYLLIGFWNKNTNYNNAAKKAFVMNRIGDLGFLLGIFLIFMTFGSVSYPQVFAEAAGYTGGIDSTVMIAITLLLFVGAMGKSAQLPLFTWLPDAMAGPTPVSALIHAATMVTAGIYMVVRSNVLYALAPTTMEIIAIVGVATAVLAATIGLAQNDIKKVLAYSTVSQLGYMFLALGVMAFSSSLFHVLTHAFFKALLFLGAGSVIHAMSNEQDIRSMGGLRKYLPITFVTFLIGTLAIAGIPPFAGFFSKDELLAHVWEYNKVLWALGMLASFMTSFYMFRLVFLTFFGTFRGTVEQKSHLHESPISMTLPLIVLAILSTVGGFLGIPAVFGENSHVLQNYLAPIYTYARVANAAAVEPLHLDHATEWMLMGLSVGVAVIAAIIAYVMYVSKKTVPATEGTKLAPLHNLVYHKYYIDELYNAIIVRPIMWLSGVFHRVLDVVVVDGIVNSFGRLTMLSGRTLRFAQSGAIGFYLLVMVCSIVLILFLNFFIG
- a CDS encoding complex I subunit 4 family protein, coding for MITALLLFWPALAALIVLLIKGQGAKKVAFVAALVEFALALVALTSFNTELGTTQLALSTPWVASAGINFSIGMDGISLLMVLLTTFLVPLIILSAFKHDYKNPNAFYALILFMQTGLIGVFVALDAFVFYFFWEVALIPIYFIAAVWGGANRIRITFKFFVYTIFGSLFMLAAFVYLYLQTPGTHSSDVNAFYQLALSSESQSWIFWFLFIAFAIKMPVFPFHTWQPDTYTESPPQATMLLSGIMLKMGIYGVLRWLLPVVPLGVSQWDELVLVLSIIGIVYASIIAIRQSDLKRLIAYSSIAHVGLIAAGIFTLNEQGLQGGVIQMLSHGINVVGLFFIIDIIFSRTQTREIIGLGGITQNAKMLSIFFMILLLGSVALPLTNGFVGEFLLLSGVFQYNPWFGAVAGLTIILGAVYMLRMFQGVMFGTKSELTQHFTDLTLNEKAVLIPLVVMVFWIGLFPNTFLSISEPAVNNLLTIINR
- a CDS encoding NADH-quinone oxidoreductase subunit N, producing MTSIILLSVFGIINLFVGFMKSKKVLLPLSLLFLVVVFGVNLLSWNDTQSYFNNMLTIDNYAVAFTGVMVLSTLLLLPFSQRYVDKEDANLAEYYTLLLFALVGSIMMVGYENLLMLFIGVEILSIAMYVLAGSDKSSLRSNEAALKYFLMGSFFTGIMLFGIVMIYGATGTFNVAEIGAVEVAADGLMSTMFILGMLLLIIGISFKISAAPFHFWAPDVYDGTPTFFTAFMSTVVKTAGVAAFYKLMVAAFAAAYITWFPTLIAITVLTLIVGNVGAVVQTSMKRMLAYSSISHAGYMLMALIAFNQLSDSSILFYSVAYASATIAAFGVLKMVQDQRGSAAYEAFNGLGKTNPLLAFAMTVSMLSLAGIPLTAGFFGKFFVFTSVLQNPDLLWLVVLAVILAAVGIYYYFRVVIAMYMHPAENREVIQVGSFTSFTLIFITILTILLGIAPALVSDLL